From the genome of Sphingobacterium kitahiroshimense, one region includes:
- a CDS encoding DUF3298 and DUF4163 domain-containing protein codes for MKPKYYFNPSIIFALIAITSCTGNDTAKEQKKASGDTLHYDMKEVHRYSNFFVKEGEKIDTTFFRAKYPQFKDTVINTLLNQSINLEGDSEISISAKRFVDAYDEYVEENSGSSSAAWFRDLQAKVYQNTPKFISIETNQTEYTGGAHGDHFTLFTHYDINSDQKITLNDIINEENQKELIKIAEKYFRKLENLSDKESLNDKFFFEAGNFALANNFALDKEDLLFYYNVYEIKPYSGGNTALKVPYKDIKHLISNKGLEYINSIN; via the coding sequence ATGAAACCAAAATACTATTTCAACCCCTCGATCATTTTTGCATTAATTGCCATTACTTCATGTACTGGTAACGATACGGCAAAAGAACAAAAGAAAGCTAGTGGTGATACGCTTCATTATGACATGAAAGAAGTGCATCGGTATAGCAACTTTTTTGTGAAAGAAGGTGAAAAAATAGACACAACATTCTTCAGAGCTAAATATCCACAATTCAAGGATACCGTCATCAACACATTACTCAATCAATCGATTAATTTAGAAGGTGATTCGGAAATCAGTATTTCAGCCAAAAGATTCGTCGATGCATATGATGAATATGTAGAAGAAAATAGTGGCAGTTCTTCCGCAGCTTGGTTTCGGGATTTACAGGCAAAAGTATATCAAAATACCCCTAAATTTATCAGCATAGAAACCAACCAAACCGAATATACCGGTGGTGCTCATGGTGACCATTTTACTCTTTTTACACATTATGATATCAATTCAGATCAAAAAATAACATTAAACGATATCATAAATGAAGAAAATCAGAAAGAATTGATTAAAATTGCAGAAAAATACTTTCGCAAACTGGAAAATCTATCTGACAAAGAATCTTTAAATGACAAGTTCTTTTTTGAAGCTGGCAATTTTGCCCTTGCAAACAATTTTGCTTTAGACAAAGAAGATCTACTTTTCTATTACAATGTATATGAAATTAAACCCTATTCTGGGGGAAACACAGCACTAAAAGTGCCATATAAGGATATAAAACACTTGATTTCAAACAAGGGTCTAGAATATATCAATAGTATTAATTAG
- a CDS encoding GNAT family N-acetyltransferase produces the protein MTKAIIRTAVEADCPAMLELIKELAILEKAPNEVTVSMEEFIDAGFGENPIWGAFIAEFDGKIVGISLYYIRYSTWKGRRLYLEDLIVTESMRGYGIGKQLFEETINYGKSKGYQGMVWQVLDWNEPAIQFYRKYKADFDAEWINVSITY, from the coding sequence ATGACTAAAGCGATTATTAGAACTGCTGTTGAAGCAGATTGTCCTGCAATGCTGGAATTAATTAAAGAACTTGCCATATTAGAAAAAGCACCCAATGAGGTAACGGTCTCTATGGAAGAGTTTATTGACGCCGGATTTGGAGAAAACCCAATATGGGGAGCTTTTATTGCAGAATTTGATGGGAAAATCGTCGGAATTTCACTATATTACATTCGTTATTCCACTTGGAAAGGAAGAAGGCTCTATCTTGAAGATTTAATTGTGACAGAAAGTATGCGTGGCTATGGAATTGGCAAACAACTTTTCGAAGAAACTATCAATTACGGCAAATCTAAAGGATATCAAGGCATGGTTTGGCAGGTTTTGGACTGGAATGAACCTGCTATTCAATTCTACCGAAAGTATAAAGCGGACTTCGATGCCGAATGGATTAATGTATCGATAACATATTAG
- a CDS encoding YggS family pyridoxal phosphate-dependent enzyme — protein sequence MSIASNLEAINLEVKALGVQLVAVSKTKPNEDIMEAYEAGQRVFGENLVQELVEKYESLPKDIEWHLIGHLQTNKVKYVAPFVTLIHAVDSFKLLKEIDKQAAKNKRVIDCLLQVHIAEEDTKFGFDHAELIEMLRDEEFFALKHVNIRGLMGIATNTENEKEIKEEFYELKSLYDGIKASFYRKNESFDTLSMGMSSDYKLAIEKGSNMIRVGSTIFGKRVIKHFKNND from the coding sequence ATGAGTATTGCAAGCAACCTAGAAGCGATTAATTTAGAAGTTAAAGCGCTCGGCGTTCAACTAGTCGCTGTATCAAAAACAAAACCGAATGAAGATATCATGGAAGCCTATGAAGCTGGGCAACGTGTTTTTGGTGAAAACCTTGTTCAAGAACTTGTTGAAAAATATGAATCTCTACCAAAAGATATCGAATGGCATCTTATTGGTCACTTGCAAACAAATAAAGTTAAATACGTAGCTCCCTTTGTGACCTTAATCCATGCTGTTGATTCTTTCAAACTTCTGAAAGAAATCGATAAACAAGCTGCTAAAAACAAGCGTGTGATCGACTGCTTACTTCAGGTACACATTGCTGAAGAAGATACTAAATTTGGTTTTGACCATGCAGAATTAATTGAAATGTTACGCGATGAGGAATTTTTCGCTTTAAAACATGTCAACATCCGTGGCTTAATGGGTATTGCAACCAATACAGAGAATGAAAAAGAGATCAAAGAGGAGTTTTATGAGCTAAAATCATTATATGATGGCATCAAGGCAAGTTTCTATCGTAAAAACGAAAGTTTCGATACGCTGTCGATGGGTATGTCTTCTGATTACAAATTAGCAATAGAAAAGGGATCTAACATGATCCGGGTGGGAAGTACTATTTTTGGAAAACGCGTCATCAAACATTTTAAAAACAATGACTAA
- a CDS encoding DUF4296 domain-containing protein — protein MQRLILNVLALIFLFVSCKSTNEKDIIPKKDFVKVLTEIYITDAYLSTLNSDSAKRVIFPLYDNTFKNYDLDSTSFKKNLSFYGSDAEVMNKIYEEVGKNLKNMNDGYIKTDQVRMDSIRRKDSIQNAHFQDSLTRINDFKELYESQKKLILNYKQDSVKWDYKKAAQEFYNKSGLKGNLNLGTFLLKNMSVPATSKSDSTATKKVEAKSIRNGQGPKLESVKASEDIPLKTDVKEVKNPVKQPLLLDRKVKQKTEILSPEPVK, from the coding sequence ATGCAACGATTAATACTGAATGTACTTGCTCTGATTTTTTTATTTGTTTCTTGTAAAAGTACAAATGAGAAAGATATTATTCCAAAAAAGGATTTTGTGAAGGTCCTAACGGAGATTTATATAACTGATGCTTATCTGTCAACATTAAACTCGGATAGTGCAAAGCGCGTTATATTTCCGTTATATGACAATACGTTCAAAAATTATGATTTGGATTCCACTTCTTTTAAGAAAAATCTTTCTTTTTATGGTAGTGATGCCGAAGTGATGAACAAGATATATGAGGAGGTCGGTAAGAATCTGAAAAATATGAATGACGGTTATATCAAAACTGACCAGGTCAGAATGGATTCTATTCGACGAAAAGATTCTATACAGAATGCACATTTTCAAGATAGTTTAACTCGCATAAATGATTTTAAAGAACTTTATGAGTCGCAGAAAAAACTAATCCTAAATTATAAACAAGATAGTGTAAAATGGGATTACAAAAAGGCCGCGCAAGAATTTTATAATAAATCGGGTTTAAAAGGTAATTTGAATCTAGGCACATTCTTACTTAAAAATATGTCTGTACCAGCTACTTCCAAAAGCGATTCGACTGCTACTAAGAAAGTTGAGGCCAAATCCATACGAAATGGCCAGGGACCTAAACTTGAATCGGTCAAGGCTTCTGAAGATATACCTCTTAAAACTGATGTAAAGGAGGTGAAAAATCCGGTTAAACAACCTCTTTTACTGGACCGAAAGGTCAAACAAAAAACGGAGATTCTTTCTCCAGAACCGGTTAAATAA
- a CDS encoding endonuclease MutS2 translates to MIYPNNASDKLGFAEIKELIKQKCISESGRNLVDKIQPQTRFDQIDKFLRQTNEFKDLLTTDDALPVDHLYPIRALVEKAKVEGAFLMEEEFYRVLLSLKTVYAIIRYFNDREGQYPNLELLFEHLPIEKQIIRDIEMIIDDRGKMKHNASRLLLDLSQSILKAEQEARKRIDIIFKSAQNSGWTADGNLTIRDGRLCIPILAENKRKVKGLIHDESATGQTAYIEPEEVFHLNNKVRDLEFERRREIIRILVELTTKLRPHIPLMLSYDGLLTKVDFVRSKALFALDIEAEMPELSKEAEINLVNARHPLLTLNAGHDRGTIVPLNIKIDDVQRVIVVSGPNAGGKSVCMKTVGLMQLMLQSGLLIPADAHSKMGIYKQIFADIGDDQSIESDLSTYSAHLSKMKYFTEFANARTLILIDEFGTGTDPLFGGPIAEAVLETLNKKNIRGVVTTHYSNLKVFANQTPGLENASMLFDNVAMKPLYILQIGKPGSSYAFEIAQKIGLNKEIIHLAKQKVGNHQKKVDTLLVDLEREKKEIFDTKAAITRREKELIRIKSEYEDLQSYLEENKKTILKKAKEEAQILLKNSNKLIENTVAEIKSAQADKEKTKEIRANLDRSFSTILPKDKKIEKKPIATADLTEEIAVGDWVKIIDSENEAVVLEVAKNNLILAMGELRTVQKRKNVIKLAGKDLKKAAKAGSKTLSAHAVADFNPEIDLRGMRTEDALYELEKVLDRAVMIGYPSLKIIHGKGDGILRKFIRDYLRKYSHISRFEDEHQDRGGDGITYAYL, encoded by the coding sequence ATGATTTATCCTAATAACGCAAGTGATAAGCTCGGTTTTGCCGAGATTAAGGAATTGATAAAACAAAAATGTATCAGTGAGTCGGGGCGTAATTTGGTTGATAAGATACAGCCACAAACCCGATTTGATCAGATAGACAAGTTTTTACGTCAAACGAATGAATTTAAAGATTTATTAACAACTGATGATGCTTTGCCAGTTGATCATTTATATCCTATTCGTGCTTTAGTTGAAAAAGCTAAAGTCGAAGGCGCCTTTTTAATGGAGGAGGAGTTTTATCGTGTGCTTCTTTCGTTGAAAACTGTTTATGCTATCATCCGATATTTCAATGATCGGGAAGGGCAGTATCCTAATTTAGAATTACTGTTTGAACATCTTCCTATTGAAAAGCAGATTATCCGTGATATTGAAATGATCATTGATGATCGGGGTAAAATGAAGCACAATGCTTCACGCCTGTTGCTTGATCTCTCTCAAAGCATCTTGAAAGCAGAACAGGAAGCACGTAAAAGAATTGATATCATTTTTAAAAGCGCGCAGAACAGTGGATGGACAGCTGACGGTAATTTGACTATTCGAGACGGCCGTCTTTGTATTCCTATCTTAGCTGAGAATAAACGTAAAGTAAAAGGACTGATTCATGATGAATCTGCTACGGGACAAACTGCTTACATAGAGCCTGAAGAAGTATTTCACCTGAACAATAAGGTTAGAGATTTGGAGTTTGAAAGACGACGTGAGATTATACGTATTTTAGTCGAGTTAACAACCAAATTGAGACCGCATATACCGTTGATGCTTTCGTATGATGGCTTACTTACTAAGGTAGATTTTGTTCGATCGAAGGCACTTTTTGCTTTAGATATTGAGGCGGAAATGCCTGAATTATCCAAAGAGGCTGAAATAAATTTAGTGAATGCGCGGCATCCTTTACTGACACTAAATGCTGGGCACGACCGCGGGACAATCGTTCCTCTAAATATCAAGATCGACGATGTACAGCGGGTTATCGTGGTGTCAGGACCTAATGCTGGAGGTAAATCTGTCTGTATGAAAACAGTAGGATTGATGCAGCTCATGTTGCAATCCGGATTGTTAATACCCGCTGATGCGCACTCCAAAATGGGGATTTATAAGCAAATTTTTGCAGATATTGGTGATGATCAGTCGATAGAGAGTGATTTAAGTACTTATAGTGCTCATCTTTCTAAGATGAAGTATTTTACAGAGTTTGCGAATGCTCGAACGCTTATATTAATTGATGAGTTTGGTACGGGTACTGATCCATTATTTGGAGGACCAATTGCTGAGGCTGTTTTGGAAACTTTAAATAAAAAGAACATTCGCGGTGTGGTGACGACGCACTATTCGAACCTGAAAGTATTTGCAAATCAAACACCTGGTTTAGAAAATGCTTCGATGCTTTTTGATAATGTCGCCATGAAACCGCTCTATATCTTGCAGATCGGAAAACCGGGGAGTTCTTACGCCTTTGAAATTGCGCAAAAAATTGGATTGAATAAAGAGATTATTCATTTAGCAAAACAGAAGGTTGGAAACCATCAGAAAAAAGTAGATACGCTTTTGGTAGATCTGGAGCGCGAAAAGAAGGAAATATTTGATACAAAAGCTGCTATAACAAGACGAGAAAAGGAATTGATCCGCATAAAATCTGAATACGAGGATTTACAATCTTATTTGGAGGAGAATAAAAAGACAATTCTCAAAAAAGCAAAGGAAGAAGCCCAGATACTCTTAAAAAACTCTAATAAATTAATTGAAAATACAGTAGCAGAGATTAAGTCTGCTCAGGCTGATAAAGAAAAGACTAAGGAAATTCGCGCCAATTTGGATCGTTCATTCTCGACCATACTACCTAAGGATAAAAAGATCGAGAAGAAACCTATTGCTACCGCTGATTTAACAGAGGAAATTGCTGTTGGCGATTGGGTAAAGATTATCGATTCGGAAAATGAGGCTGTTGTATTAGAGGTTGCAAAAAACAATCTTATTCTAGCAATGGGTGAACTGAGAACGGTGCAGAAGCGCAAAAATGTTATCAAGTTAGCGGGTAAAGATTTGAAGAAAGCAGCAAAAGCTGGATCTAAGACACTTTCTGCACATGCTGTAGCTGATTTCAATCCTGAGATTGATCTTCGCGGTATGCGCACCGAAGATGCGCTGTATGAGTTGGAGAAAGTATTGGATAGAGCAGTGATGATCGGGTACCCTTCTTTAAAAATTATCCATGGTAAAGGGGATGGTATTCTACGAAAGTTTATCCGTGATTATTTAAGAAAATACAGCCATATTTCCCGATTTGAAGACGAACATCAGGACCGTGGTGGTGATGGTATTACTTATGCATATTTATAA
- a CDS encoding MgtC/SapB family protein translates to MDSLLNFFDNQYIWNVLVAIFCGAIIGFEREYRNKAAGFRTIVLICFGSAVFTVVSKMMGGNGSDDRIAANIVTGIGFIGAGVIFKGKLSVKGLTTSAVIWSTAGLGMISGIGETKLAMFFTFFMVIILSLFQEIELMLSRYYLIRTVHVRFMDCDFEQVTNFENEALKFKVKFNRKTIEKLGGELAVIYDLSGKMENINKFNERLIHFEPIKEFYYN, encoded by the coding sequence ATGGACTCTTTGCTGAATTTCTTTGATAATCAATACATCTGGAATGTGCTGGTTGCCATATTTTGTGGCGCTATAATAGGTTTTGAGCGGGAATATAGAAATAAAGCAGCTGGATTTAGAACGATTGTTTTGATCTGTTTTGGTTCAGCTGTTTTTACTGTTGTTTCAAAAATGATGGGTGGCAATGGGAGTGATGATCGTATTGCCGCTAATATCGTTACTGGTATTGGTTTTATCGGTGCGGGTGTTATTTTTAAAGGAAAACTGTCGGTAAAAGGTTTAACGACTTCCGCCGTGATATGGTCAACAGCAGGGTTAGGTATGATCTCGGGAATAGGAGAAACAAAATTAGCAATGTTTTTTACTTTCTTCATGGTTATTATCTTATCCTTATTTCAGGAAATTGAATTGATGCTATCGCGGTATTATTTAATTCGTACTGTGCATGTACGATTTATGGATTGTGACTTTGAACAGGTTACGAATTTCGAAAATGAGGCTCTAAAATTTAAGGTGAAATTCAATCGGAAAACTATTGAAAAGCTAGGTGGTGAATTGGCTGTGATCTATGACTTATCTGGTAAGATGGAGAACATTAATAAATTCAATGAAAGACTCATCCATTTTGAGCCGATTAAGGAATTTTATTATAATTAA
- a CDS encoding AMP-binding protein, whose amino-acid sequence MRLRQKIDFAIQVFKSILYTFQSGVNLFSLLKSIRKAKDSYLNDGNRTITYAALYDETCLTIEKLKIVPKNKLSSRVILIADNSFNFISYLFALSALSKEVIIMSSQLSDLQLEKILENYPQVLMLTDNKDRLENLRTKSLIYSFAEINACVINKVSHKIRRNNGKITILSTGSSNIPKPIERKLNISKIWSPFTELISKLGLLNYSSTFITVPFYHGYGLASLILALFLKHNLHFTTKFSAKCITQFTNNRIDCLVLLPSMIPKFIEIDQNALGLFRCIISGADKLEATWVSCILNQYTETNIYNLYGTTELGICSIATHTDLTNNNNTIGRFLKGIEYHLQADQQLKIRCPWIHDQSKNQYVSTGDRIHQDKNGFLYYLGRTNSSFNIGGEIIHFSELEEKINSYESVAKTRILVSKNEMMISELNLELTLKKDSAFNEAEFRKWLNRTFPKYLQPKSLHYNDN is encoded by the coding sequence ATGAGATTACGACAAAAAATTGATTTCGCTATTCAAGTATTTAAATCCATCCTATATACGTTTCAATCAGGTGTTAATTTATTTTCTTTATTGAAATCAATTCGGAAAGCAAAAGATTCCTACTTAAATGATGGTAATCGTACCATAACTTACGCAGCTCTGTATGATGAAACCTGTCTTACGATTGAAAAATTAAAAATAGTACCCAAAAACAAGCTATCTTCCCGAGTCATTCTCATCGCAGACAACAGTTTCAATTTTATTAGCTATCTATTTGCCCTTTCCGCACTTTCAAAAGAGGTAATTATCATGAGTTCCCAATTATCCGATCTCCAATTAGAGAAAATTTTGGAAAATTATCCCCAAGTTCTAATGCTAACAGATAACAAAGATCGATTAGAAAATCTACGTACAAAGTCTTTGATCTATTCTTTTGCGGAAATTAATGCATGCGTCATCAATAAAGTCTCTCATAAAATAAGACGAAACAATGGTAAAATAACAATTTTAAGTACAGGTTCTTCAAATATTCCAAAACCCATTGAACGTAAACTCAATATCTCAAAAATATGGAGTCCATTTACAGAATTAATTTCAAAACTTGGGCTACTTAACTATTCCTCTACTTTCATTACAGTTCCATTTTATCACGGTTATGGTCTTGCAAGTTTGATTTTAGCACTATTTTTAAAGCACAACCTACACTTCACCACAAAATTTAGCGCTAAATGCATTACTCAATTCACGAACAACAGAATAGACTGTTTGGTTCTTTTACCTTCTATGATTCCCAAATTCATTGAAATAGATCAAAATGCACTGGGCCTGTTCCGATGCATTATTTCCGGAGCAGATAAACTAGAAGCAACATGGGTATCATGTATTCTAAATCAATATACCGAGACGAACATATATAATCTCTATGGAACCACAGAATTGGGAATCTGCAGCATTGCTACCCACACTGATTTAACAAACAATAACAATACGATTGGCCGATTTCTAAAAGGTATCGAATACCACTTGCAAGCAGATCAGCAGCTCAAAATAAGATGTCCATGGATACACGATCAGTCTAAAAATCAATATGTAAGTACTGGAGATCGCATACACCAGGATAAAAACGGATTTTTATATTATCTTGGCAGAACAAACTCTTCATTTAATATTGGCGGAGAAATTATTCATTTTAGTGAATTAGAAGAAAAAATAAACAGTTATGAATCTGTTGCCAAAACTAGAATTCTCGTGTCTAAAAATGAAATGATGATAAGCGAATTGAATTTAGAACTTACCTTAAAAAAAGATTCGGCATTTAATGAAGCAGAATTTAGAAAATGGCTCAATAGGACATTCCCTAAATACTTGCAACCAAAGTCCCTTCACTACAACGATAATTAA
- a CDS encoding SDR family NAD(P)-dependent oxidoreductase: MKINWIENILYPKVFLSRRKATKYFQGKTILITGASEGIGKACAILLSKFHAHLILVARSQEKLEEVKAIATQNNSTACIYVTDLYQEQQIDQLIEYIHARQMKVDIFISNAGKSIHRSLTKSLPRYHDFTRTNMLNYLAPVKLTLALTPILSQQKGQIINISALNVLLPPAPHWAAYQASKTAFDQYCRSNQSEWKKMNVKLKTVYLPLVKTEMIAPNDRYKNFPAMQSSEAALRIIKLILGTDSYSRPWWSPFPITIGFFIRKIWDKF, encoded by the coding sequence GTGAAAATAAACTGGATCGAAAATATCTTATACCCGAAAGTATTTTTAAGTAGAAGGAAAGCCACAAAGTATTTCCAAGGAAAAACTATTTTAATCACCGGAGCAAGTGAAGGTATTGGAAAAGCCTGTGCAATACTTCTTTCCAAATTCCATGCACATCTCATCTTAGTGGCTCGATCGCAAGAAAAATTAGAAGAAGTAAAAGCAATTGCTACCCAAAACAATTCCACTGCGTGCATCTACGTTACAGATCTATATCAAGAACAACAAATAGATCAACTTATTGAATATATTCATGCAAGACAGATGAAGGTAGATATATTTATTTCTAACGCAGGTAAATCGATTCATCGTAGCTTAACAAAATCCTTGCCGCGCTACCATGATTTTACAAGAACCAACATGCTGAATTATTTGGCTCCAGTGAAATTGACATTAGCACTTACTCCTATTCTATCACAGCAAAAAGGTCAGATTATTAATATTTCTGCGCTAAATGTTTTGCTCCCACCTGCACCACACTGGGCTGCATACCAGGCATCAAAAACAGCATTTGATCAATATTGCCGATCAAACCAATCTGAATGGAAAAAAATGAATGTAAAGCTAAAAACAGTCTACTTACCATTGGTAAAAACAGAAATGATAGCGCCTAACGATCGTTATAAAAACTTTCCTGCCATGCAAAGTAGTGAAGCAGCCTTACGTATTATAAAACTCATCTTAGGTACTGATAGTTATTCTAGGCCATGGTGGTCTCCCTTTCCTATAACAATCGGATTTTTTATTCGAAAAATATGGGATAAATTTTAA
- a CDS encoding ABC-F family ATP-binding cassette domain-containing protein — MISINNLTFEIGSRALYDEANWHIKPGDKVGLIGANGTGKSTLLRLIVGQYTPTSGSISMAKDLKIGYLNQDLLSYHSDKSILHVAMEAFERQNQLHTEIENLLQKLETDYSDDILNKLSDKQMEFEALDGYSIEFRAHEILAGLGFSEDEQKRPLATFSGGWRMRVMLARILLQTPDILLLDEPTNHMDLPSIKWLENYLQGFEGAIVIVSHDRYFLDRIIKKTVESRKGKLTLYAGNYSFYLEEKALRGEIQAGQFKNQQAKIKQEERLIERFRAKASKAKMAQSRIKALDRMERVEDVDDDNPTVNFSFKFSKPSGRHVVTLENVSKSYPNLEILRNTEGIIEKGDKIALIGANGKGKSTLLRIVAGADTEYDGKSEHGHNVLQTFFAQHQLEALHLENSIIAEMQAFAPKHTETELRSILGCFLFSGDDAFKKIKVLSGGEKSRVALAKALTADANFLALDEPTNHLDMQSVNILIQALQQFEGTLIVVSHDRYFLDNVANKIWYIEDKEIKEYPGTYQEFEEWNSKRVIKPEEKKVEKKVVAEEPKKVKVAPSEDKFKLISKKNKELAALEVKVAEKEVLLKTLETELAKEEIYSNAIKLQEHTRNYNSSKAELEQLQKNWEDLAEEIMELED; from the coding sequence ATGATATCAATAAATAACTTAACATTCGAAATAGGCTCTCGCGCATTGTATGATGAGGCCAACTGGCATATTAAACCTGGAGATAAGGTAGGTCTAATTGGAGCCAACGGTACCGGTAAATCTACTTTGTTGCGATTGATCGTAGGACAGTATACGCCTACTTCAGGAAGTATATCGATGGCGAAGGACTTAAAAATTGGTTACCTAAATCAAGATTTATTATCTTATCATTCTGATAAAAGTATTTTACATGTAGCAATGGAGGCGTTTGAGCGCCAAAATCAATTACATACTGAAATAGAAAACTTACTCCAAAAATTAGAAACAGACTATTCTGACGATATTCTAAATAAATTAAGTGACAAGCAGATGGAATTCGAAGCTTTAGATGGCTATAGTATCGAATTTAGGGCTCACGAAATTTTAGCGGGTTTAGGTTTTTCAGAAGATGAGCAGAAACGTCCGTTAGCGACCTTCTCCGGTGGATGGCGCATGCGTGTCATGCTGGCAAGAATCTTATTGCAGACTCCAGACATTTTATTGCTGGATGAGCCTACCAACCATATGGATTTACCTTCTATTAAATGGCTGGAAAATTACTTGCAAGGGTTTGAAGGTGCGATCGTCATCGTCTCACACGACAGGTACTTCTTAGACCGTATTATTAAAAAAACGGTAGAATCCCGCAAAGGTAAATTAACGCTGTACGCTGGTAATTACAGTTTTTATTTGGAAGAGAAAGCACTAAGAGGTGAAATTCAGGCTGGTCAATTCAAGAATCAGCAAGCGAAGATCAAACAGGAAGAACGTTTGATCGAACGTTTCCGTGCGAAAGCCTCAAAAGCAAAGATGGCACAATCCCGTATTAAGGCTTTAGATCGAATGGAAAGAGTGGAAGATGTTGATGATGATAACCCAACAGTAAACTTTAGCTTTAAGTTTTCAAAACCATCGGGAAGACATGTTGTTACCTTAGAAAATGTATCTAAATCTTATCCAAACCTCGAAATTTTAAGAAATACGGAGGGGATTATTGAAAAAGGTGATAAAATTGCCTTGATCGGTGCCAATGGTAAAGGTAAATCGACTTTGTTACGTATTGTGGCAGGTGCAGATACGGAGTATGATGGAAAATCTGAACATGGCCACAATGTATTGCAAACATTCTTTGCACAGCATCAATTGGAAGCCCTGCATCTAGAAAACAGCATAATTGCAGAGATGCAAGCTTTTGCGCCTAAACACACAGAAACCGAATTACGTTCAATCTTAGGCTGTTTTCTATTTTCCGGTGATGACGCATTCAAAAAGATCAAAGTCCTGTCTGGAGGTGAAAAATCACGTGTTGCACTTGCAAAAGCATTAACAGCTGATGCTAACTTCTTAGCACTAGATGAGCCTACCAATCACTTGGATATGCAATCGGTTAATATTTTGATTCAAGCACTTCAGCAATTTGAAGGTACCCTAATTGTAGTTTCTCACGATCGTTACTTTTTGGATAATGTTGCCAACAAAATATGGTATATCGAAGATAAAGAAATTAAAGAATACCCAGGTACATACCAAGAATTTGAAGAGTGGAATTCAAAACGTGTGATCAAACCTGAAGAAAAAAAGGTCGAGAAAAAAGTTGTAGCAGAAGAGCCTAAAAAAGTCAAAGTTGCTCCTTCTGAAGATAAATTTAAACTGATCAGCAAAAAGAATAAAGAATTAGCGGCACTAGAGGTTAAAGTAGCTGAAAAAGAAGTTCTTCTAAAAACACTGGAAACAGAATTAGCAAAAGAAGAGATCTATTCCAACGCGATCAAATTACAAGAACATACGCGTAATTATAATTCCTCTAAAGCAGAATTAGAACAATTGCAAAAAAATTGGGAAGATTTAGCTGAAGAAATTATGGAATTGGAAGATTAA